A portion of the Bacteroides faecium genome contains these proteins:
- a CDS encoding DNA recombination protein RmuC, with protein MELILLIVIAVLVIVLLVLSLTKGNNQTQAEQLQIALRQQMQENREELNRSIRELRMEMTQTLNQNMQQLQDVLHKNMMTSGELQRQKFDTMARQQEALVKSTEKRLDDMRLMVEEKLQKTLNERIGQSFEIVRSQLENVQKGLGEMKSLAQDVGGLKKVLSNVKMRGTFGEVQLGALLEQMMSPEQYDANVKTKKSGTEFVEFAIKLPGKDDANSTVYLPIDAKFPKDIYEQYYDAFEAGDAALMESSGKQLESTIKKMAKDIHDKYVDPPFTTDFAIMFLPFESIYAEVIRRTSLVETLQKEYKIVVTGPTTLGAILNSLQMGFRTLAIQKRTGEVWTVLGAVKTEFGKFGGLLEKVQKNLQSAGDQLEEVMGKRTRAIERKLRQVEQLPHEESQKILPIDGIDDELTDEQ; from the coding sequence ATGGAACTGATTCTACTTATTGTAATTGCCGTATTAGTGATAGTCCTGCTGGTATTATCACTGACAAAAGGCAACAATCAAACTCAAGCGGAACAATTACAGATAGCTTTGCGCCAACAGATGCAGGAGAACCGGGAAGAACTGAACCGCAGCATCCGGGAACTTCGCATGGAAATGACGCAAACGCTCAATCAGAATATGCAGCAACTCCAGGATGTCCTGCACAAAAACATGATGACCAGCGGAGAGTTACAACGCCAGAAATTCGACACGATGGCACGCCAACAGGAAGCACTGGTAAAATCTACCGAGAAACGCCTGGACGATATGCGCCTGATGGTAGAGGAAAAGCTGCAAAAGACACTGAACGAACGAATCGGCCAGTCGTTTGAAATCGTCCGTTCACAGCTTGAGAACGTACAAAAGGGACTCGGAGAGATGAAATCCCTGGCACAGGACGTCGGCGGACTGAAAAAAGTATTGAGCAACGTAAAAATGCGGGGAACATTCGGTGAAGTACAGCTCGGAGCATTACTCGAACAAATGATGAGCCCCGAACAGTATGACGCTAACGTTAAAACGAAAAAGAGCGGAACTGAATTCGTAGAATTTGCCATCAAACTTCCGGGAAAAGACGATGCCAACAGCACCGTTTATCTTCCGATTGATGCCAAATTTCCGAAAGACATATACGAGCAATATTACGATGCTTTCGAAGCAGGAGATGCCGCGCTGATGGAATCATCCGGCAAGCAACTGGAAAGCACGATCAAGAAGATGGCAAAAGACATCCATGACAAATATGTAGATCCGCCTTTTACCACCGATTTCGCTATTATGTTTTTACCTTTCGAGAGCATTTATGCGGAAGTAATCCGAAGAACAAGTCTTGTAGAAACGCTCCAAAAGGAATATAAGATAGTTGTGACCGGACCGACAACATTAGGGGCTATCTTGAATAGTCTGCAAATGGGATTCCGTACTCTTGCCATTCAAAAGCGTACCGGAGAAGTATGGACCGTATTGGGAGCTGTCAAAACAGAATTCGGAAAATTCGGCGGATTACTTGAAAAAGTACAGAAGAACCTGCAAAGCGCCGGAGACCAACTGGAAGAAGTGATGGGAAAACGGACACGTGCCATCGAACGGAAACTGCGGCAAGTGGAGCAGTTACCACATGAAGAAAGCCAGAAGATTCTACCGATTGACGGAATAGATGATGAGCTTACAGATGAACAATAA
- the nhaA gene encoding Na+/H+ antiporter NhaA: MTILRTMRNFSSMNITASILLFLAAISAAVIANSSVAPVYQEFLSHELHLQIGSFNLLSHGGENLRMIEFINDGLMTIFFLMVGLEIKRELLVGELSSFRKASLPFIAACGGMVFPVLIYMLFCPPGSDGGRGLAIPMATDIAFSLGVLSLLGKRVPISLKIFLTAFAVVDDIGGILIIAIFYSSHVSYGYLVVAALLYVLLYFIGKWGAINKIFILVIGIVIWYLFLQSGIHSTISGVILAFVIPAKPRLNVGKYIEHIRHTIAGFPTMESGSIVLTNEQISKLKEVESASDRVISPLQSLEDNLHGAVNYLILPLFAFVNAGVVLGGGGELVGSVGIAVAAGLLLGKFIGIYLFTWLAIRIKLTPRPLGMNWMNLAGVALLGGIGFTVSLFIANLSFGADYPLLLNQAKFGVLSGSILSGLLGYALLRLVLIKGQGH; this comes from the coding sequence ATGACGATCTTACGGACCATGCGAAACTTCTCGTCGATGAATATCACGGCGAGCATCCTTTTGTTTTTGGCTGCAATTTCCGCCGCTGTTATTGCTAATTCTTCAGTTGCTCCGGTTTATCAGGAGTTTCTGTCTCATGAGCTTCATTTGCAGATTGGTAGTTTTAACTTACTTTCGCATGGCGGGGAAAATCTACGGATGATTGAGTTTATCAATGATGGTTTGATGACGATTTTCTTCCTGATGGTGGGATTGGAAATCAAACGGGAGTTATTGGTTGGCGAGCTTTCTTCTTTCCGCAAAGCGTCATTGCCTTTTATTGCCGCTTGCGGCGGTATGGTGTTTCCGGTATTGATCTATATGCTGTTTTGCCCGCCGGGTAGTGATGGTGGACGGGGACTTGCCATTCCGATGGCGACGGATATTGCTTTTTCATTGGGAGTGTTGAGCTTGTTGGGCAAACGTGTTCCGATAAGTCTGAAAATCTTTCTGACGGCTTTTGCGGTTGTGGATGATATTGGCGGTATCTTGATTATCGCTATCTTTTATAGTTCGCATGTATCTTATGGTTATCTTGTAGTGGCTGCGTTACTTTATGTTTTGCTTTACTTTATTGGAAAATGGGGAGCGATAAATAAAATCTTCATTTTGGTGATTGGTATAGTAATTTGGTACCTATTCCTGCAATCGGGTATTCATAGTACGATTTCAGGGGTGATTCTGGCTTTTGTGATTCCTGCGAAACCTCGTCTGAATGTTGGAAAGTATATTGAACACATCCGTCATACAATAGCCGGTTTCCCGACAATGGAATCGGGAAGTATTGTGTTGACCAATGAGCAGATTTCCAAACTGAAAGAAGTGGAATCGGCTTCCGACCGTGTGATTAGTCCGTTGCAGTCATTGGAGGATAATCTGCATGGGGCTGTCAATTATCTGATTCTGCCGCTTTTTGCTTTTGTCAATGCGGGTGTGGTGCTTGGTGGTGGCGGTGAGTTGGTCGGCAGTGTGGGCATTGCTGTGGCAGCCGGGTTATTGCTGGGAAAATTCATCGGTATTTATTTGTTTACTTGGTTGGCTATCAGAATTAAACTGACTCCCAGGCCATTGGGGATGAATTGGATGAATCTTGCGGGAGTTGCCTTATTGGGTGGTATTGGTTTTACTGTATCACTTTTCATTGCGAACCTTTCTTTCGGTGCTGATTATCCGCTATTATTGAATCAGGCTAAGTTCGGCGTATTGTCAGGCTCCATACTTTCCGGGTTATTAGGATATGCTTTACTCCGGCTGGTACTCATAAAAGGGCAGGGGCACTGA
- a CDS encoding sodium:proton antiporter, producing the protein MRKVLSFSGFLMLGLIISQFLPVMAGQGYGTVKSISNVLLYVCLSFIMINVGREFVLDKVRWKSYAEDYFIAMATAALPWFMIAIYYVFILLPPDYWNSWEAWKENLLLSRFAAPTSAGILFTMLAAIGLKSSWIYKKIQVLAIFDDLDTIILMIPLQIMMIGLRWQLIIVVVVVFMLLAVGWQKLNKYDWRQDWKAILFYSVIIFLATQILYLGSKELYGEEGSIHIEVLLPAFVLGMIMKHREHDTPVERKMSTGISFLFMFLVGMSMPHFIGVNFAETHAGTHSVTGSQEMMSWGMIMFHVVIVSLLSNVGKLCPMFFYRDRKLSERLALSIGMFTRGEVGAGIIFIALGYNLGGPALVISVLTLVLNLILTGIFVLWVKNLALRSYTE; encoded by the coding sequence ATGAGAAAAGTTCTGTCTTTTTCGGGCTTCCTTATGTTGGGGCTCATTATTTCACAATTCCTGCCGGTAATGGCAGGGCAAGGTTATGGAACCGTTAAATCCATTTCAAATGTACTGCTTTATGTATGTCTTAGTTTTATAATGATTAATGTGGGCCGGGAGTTCGTGCTCGATAAGGTCAGGTGGAAAAGCTATGCTGAGGATTACTTCATAGCGATGGCGACGGCAGCTCTGCCGTGGTTTATGATTGCCATTTATTATGTGTTTATATTGCTGCCGCCCGATTATTGGAATAGTTGGGAAGCATGGAAGGAGAATCTGTTGTTGAGCCGTTTTGCGGCGCCGACATCGGCAGGTATCTTATTTACGATGTTGGCTGCTATCGGGCTGAAGTCCAGTTGGATTTATAAGAAGATTCAGGTGTTGGCTATCTTTGATGATTTGGATACGATTATCCTGATGATTCCTCTTCAGATAATGATGATCGGATTGCGCTGGCAATTGATTATTGTGGTGGTGGTCGTGTTTATGTTGTTGGCTGTCGGTTGGCAGAAGTTGAATAAATATGACTGGCGTCAGGACTGGAAGGCTATTCTCTTTTATTCGGTTATTATATTCCTGGCTACGCAGATTCTTTATTTAGGCAGCAAGGAGTTGTATGGAGAAGAAGGGAGTATCCATATTGAAGTGCTGTTGCCGGCTTTTGTCTTGGGTATGATTATGAAACATAGGGAGCATGATACGCCCGTGGAGCGAAAAATGTCAACCGGAATTTCTTTCTTGTTTATGTTCCTGGTGGGGATGAGTATGCCTCATTTTATCGGGGTGAACTTTGCGGAGACTCATGCGGGCACACATTCCGTAACGGGCTCACAGGAGATGATGTCCTGGGGAATGATTATGTTCCATGTGGTGATTGTCTCTTTGTTGTCGAATGTAGGAAAACTCTGCCCGATGTTCTTTTATCGCGACCGGAAGTTGAGTGAACGGCTGGCTCTTTCCATCGGAATGTTTACCCGCGGGGAAGTGGGGGCCGGAATTATTTTCATTGCGTTGGGATACAATTTGGGAGGGCCTGCGCTGGTGATTTCTGTGCTGACTTTGGTGTTGAACCTGATTTTGACAGGAATCTTTGTGCTTTGGGTGAAAAACCTGGCTTTGAGGAGCTATACTGAATAG
- the lepA gene encoding translation elongation factor 4 translates to MKNIRNFCIIAHIDHGKSTLADRLLEFTKTIQVTSGQMLDNMDLEKERGITIKSHAIQMEYTYKGEKYVLNLIDTPGHVDFSYEVSRSIAACEGALLIVDASQGVQAQTISNLYMAIEHDLEIIPVINKCDMVSANPEEVEDEIVELLGCKREEVIRASGKTGMGVEEILAAVIERIPHPEGDDDAPLQALIFDSVFNSFRGIIAYFKIENGVIRKGDKVKFFNTGKEYDADEVGVLKMDLVPRNELRTGDVGYIISGIKTSKEVKVGDTITHIARPCDKAIAGFEEVKPMVFAGVYPIEAEEFEDLRASLEKLQLNDASLTFQPESSLALGFGFRCGFLGLLHMEIVQERLDREFDMNVITTVPNVSYHIFDKQGNMKEVHNPGGMPDPTMIDHIEEPYIKSSIITTTDYIGPIMTLCLGKRGELIKQEYISGNRVEIYYNIPLGEIVIDFYDKLKSISKGYASFDYHPNGFRTSKLVKLDILLNGEPVDALSTLTHVDNAYDMGKRMCEKLKELIPRQQFDIAIQAAIGAKIISRETIKAVRKDVTAKCYGGDVSRKRKLLEKQKKGKKRMKQIGNVEVPQKAFLAVLKLD, encoded by the coding sequence ATGAAGAATATACGCAATTTTTGTATTATTGCTCATATTGACCACGGTAAGTCGACGCTCGCCGACCGTCTGCTGGAGTTTACCAAGACTATTCAGGTGACTTCCGGACAGATGCTTGACAATATGGATCTGGAGAAGGAGAGAGGAATTACCATCAAGAGCCACGCTATTCAGATGGAATATACCTATAAGGGCGAGAAGTATGTCCTTAACCTGATCGACACTCCGGGACATGTGGATTTCTCGTACGAGGTGTCTCGTTCTATTGCGGCTTGTGAAGGTGCGTTGCTGATTGTCGATGCGTCGCAGGGCGTACAGGCACAGACCATTTCCAACTTGTATATGGCTATCGAGCACGATCTTGAAATTATTCCGGTTATCAATAAATGTGATATGGTGAGTGCTAACCCGGAAGAGGTGGAAGATGAAATCGTGGAACTGCTGGGCTGTAAGCGCGAGGAAGTGATTCGTGCATCAGGTAAAACCGGTATGGGCGTGGAAGAAATTCTTGCGGCTGTTATCGAACGTATTCCTCATCCCGAGGGTGATGACGATGCTCCGTTGCAGGCATTGATTTTTGACTCTGTGTTCAACTCTTTCCGTGGAATTATCGCTTATTTCAAGATTGAGAACGGTGTTATCCGCAAGGGTGATAAGGTGAAGTTCTTCAATACGGGGAAGGAATATGATGCCGACGAGGTAGGGGTGCTGAAAATGGATTTGGTTCCTCGCAACGAGCTTCGTACGGGTGATGTAGGATATATTATTTCCGGTATCAAGACTTCCAAAGAGGTGAAAGTGGGGGATACCATTACTCATATTGCCCGTCCGTGCGACAAGGCTATTGCCGGTTTTGAGGAAGTGAAGCCGATGGTGTTTGCGGGAGTTTATCCGATTGAGGCGGAGGAATTCGAGGATCTTCGGGCATCTTTGGAGAAGTTGCAACTGAATGATGCTTCCTTGACGTTCCAGCCGGAGTCTTCGCTGGCTTTGGGATTTGGTTTCCGTTGTGGTTTCCTCGGATTGCTTCATATGGAGATTGTGCAGGAACGGTTGGATCGTGAGTTTGACATGAATGTGATTACTACGGTACCGAACGTATCCTATCATATCTTTGACAAGCAGGGGAATATGAAAGAGGTGCACAATCCGGGCGGTATGCCTGACCCGACTATGATAGATCATATCGAGGAACCGTATATCAAGTCTTCCATCATTACGACGACCGATTATATAGGTCCTATCATGACGCTTTGCCTGGGTAAACGGGGTGAGCTTATCAAGCAGGAGTATATTTCCGGTAACCGTGTGGAGATATATTATAATATACCTTTGGGTGAGATTGTGATTGACTTTTATGATAAGCTGAAGAGTATCTCCAAAGGGTATGCTTCGTTTGATTATCATCCGAACGGTTTTCGCACTTCCAAGTTGGTGAAGCTCGATATTCTGCTGAACGGCGAGCCTGTGGATGCGCTCTCTACGTTGACACATGTCGACAATGCCTATGACATGGGCAAACGGATGTGTGAGAAGTTGAAGGAGCTGATTCCCCGCCAGCAGTTTGATATTGCCATTCAGGCGGCTATCGGTGCGAAGATTATTTCTCGCGAGACGATTAAGGCAGTTCGTAAGGATGTGACTGCAAAATGTTACGGCGGTGACGTCAGCCGTAAGCGTAAGCTGCTTGAAAAGCAGAAAAAAGGTAAAAAACGAATGAAACAAATAGGTAACGTGGAGGTTCCTCAAAAGGCCTTCCTCGCTGTACTGAAACTGGATTAA
- a CDS encoding winged helix-turn-helix domain-containing protein, whose protein sequence is MLKEKAGVIAGSIWSALNETEGMTAKQLKKATKLVDKDLFLGLGWLLREDKVSVEEVEGELFIKLI, encoded by the coding sequence ATGTTGAAAGAAAAAGCAGGTGTAATCGCAGGAAGTATCTGGAGTGCACTGAATGAAACAGAAGGAATGACTGCCAAGCAACTGAAGAAAGCTACTAAGTTGGTTGACAAAGACCTGTTCCTCGGACTTGGCTGGTTATTGAGAGAAGACAAAGTCTCTGTGGAAGAAGTTGAAGGTGAACTCTTCATCAAATTGATCTAA
- a CDS encoding C-GCAxxG-C-C family protein, whose protein sequence is MEDRIQKAVELFKSGYNCSQSVVAAFADMYGFTQEQALRMSASFGGGIGRMRETCGAACGMFLVAGLETGATEATDREGKAANYAVVQELAAEFKKRNGSLICGELLGLKKKEPVSTVPEERNAQYYSKRPCAKMVEEAARIWSEYLENHPK, encoded by the coding sequence ATGGAAGATAGAATACAAAAAGCTGTAGAGCTTTTTAAGAGCGGATATAACTGTTCGCAGTCGGTAGTGGCTGCCTTTGCGGATATGTATGGATTCACGCAGGAACAGGCCTTGCGCATGAGTGCTTCCTTCGGTGGGGGAATAGGCAGGATGCGCGAAACTTGCGGGGCTGCCTGTGGAATGTTCCTCGTTGCAGGACTGGAAACCGGAGCAACGGAAGCGACAGACCGGGAAGGCAAAGCTGCCAATTATGCGGTGGTGCAGGAACTGGCGGCTGAGTTTAAGAAGAGAAACGGTTCGCTGATTTGTGGCGAATTGTTGGGATTAAAGAAAAAAGAACCGGTTTCCACCGTTCCGGAAGAGCGTAATGCTCAATATTATAGCAAGCGCCCTTGCGCAAAAATGGTGGAAGAAGCGGCAAGAATTTGGTCAGAATACCTCGAAAATCATCCTAAATGA
- a CDS encoding exodeoxyribonuclease III, which yields MKIITYNVNGLRAAVSKGFAEWLAQENPDVLCLQETKLQPDQYPGEVFEALGYKSYLYSAQKKGYSGVAILTKQEPDHVEYGMGMEAYDNEGRFIRADFGDLSVVSVYHPSGTSGDERQAFKMVWLEDFQNYVTELRKTRPNLILCGDYNICHEPIDIHDPVRNAKNSGFLPEEREWMTRFLSAGFIDSFRLLYPEKQEYTWWSYRFNSRAKNKGWRIDYCMTSEPVRPLLKSAQILNDAVHSDHCPMALEIER from the coding sequence ATGAAGATTATTACTTATAACGTGAACGGGTTGCGTGCTGCTGTTTCCAAAGGTTTCGCGGAATGGCTGGCGCAGGAGAATCCCGATGTTCTTTGTCTGCAAGAGACAAAACTACAACCGGACCAATATCCGGGAGAGGTGTTTGAAGCGCTGGGGTACAAGTCTTATCTGTATTCTGCACAGAAGAAAGGGTATAGCGGAGTGGCTATACTGACCAAGCAGGAACCGGATCATGTGGAATATGGGATGGGAATGGAAGCCTACGATAATGAAGGGCGTTTTATCCGTGCTGATTTCGGAGATTTGTCGGTTGTCAGCGTGTATCACCCTTCGGGAACGAGCGGGGATGAACGCCAAGCATTCAAGATGGTGTGGCTGGAAGACTTTCAGAACTATGTGACGGAGTTGCGGAAAACCCGTCCGAATCTGATTCTTTGCGGGGATTATAACATTTGCCATGAGCCGATTGATATCCACGATCCTGTGAGGAATGCGAAGAACAGTGGTTTCCTTCCTGAAGAACGGGAGTGGATGACACGTTTCCTTTCGGCGGGATTTATCGACTCTTTCCGGTTGCTTTATCCCGAAAAGCAGGAATATACGTGGTGGAGCTACCGCTTTAATTCGCGTGCCAAGAATAAGGGTTGGCGGATAGATTACTGTATGACGAGCGAGCCGGTACGTCCTTTACTGAAGAGTGCACAGATTTTGAATGATGCTGTACATTCCGATCATTGTCCGATGGCGCTGGAAATCGAGCGTTGA
- a CDS encoding Nramp family divalent metal transporter, whose translation MKNIFQDLKRKDHKRYLGGLDVFRYIGPGLLVTVGFIDPGNWASNFAAGSEFGYSLLWVVTLSTIMLIVLQHNVAHLGIVTGLCLSEAATKYTPKWVSRPILGTAVLASISTSLAEILGGAIALEMLFDMPIIWGAILTTVFVSIMLFSNSYKKIERSIIAFVSVIGLSFIYELFLVEIDWPAAAAGWVTPSFPKGSMLIIMSVLGAVVMPHNLFLHSEVIQSHEYNKKDDASIKKVLKYELFDTLFSMIVGWAINSAMILLAAATFFKSGIQVEELQQAKSLLEPLLGSNAAIVFALALLMAGISSTITSGMAAGSIFAGIFGESYHIKDSHSQVGVLLSLGIALLLIFFIGDPFKGLIISQMILSIQLPFTVFLQVGLTSSRKVMGDYVNSRWSTFVLYTIAIIVSVLNIMLLFS comes from the coding sequence ATGAAGAATATTTTTCAAGACTTAAAACGCAAAGATCATAAACGTTATTTGGGCGGACTGGATGTTTTCAGATACATCGGTCCGGGACTTTTGGTAACTGTCGGGTTTATTGATCCGGGAAACTGGGCGTCTAATTTTGCTGCCGGTTCCGAATTCGGGTATTCATTGCTTTGGGTGGTTACCTTGTCCACTATTATGCTGATCGTCCTTCAGCACAACGTTGCCCACCTGGGGATTGTCACCGGACTCTGCCTTTCGGAAGCAGCCACTAAATATACTCCGAAATGGGTGTCTCGTCCGATATTGGGTACGGCGGTGCTGGCTTCCATCTCTACTTCGCTGGCGGAGATTCTGGGTGGTGCCATTGCATTGGAAATGCTGTTTGATATGCCTATCATATGGGGAGCTATATTGACGACCGTTTTTGTCTCTATCATGCTTTTCTCCAATTCTTATAAAAAAATAGAGCGTTCCATTATTGCGTTCGTTTCCGTGATCGGGCTTTCGTTTATTTATGAGTTGTTCCTCGTGGAGATAGACTGGCCGGCTGCGGCAGCGGGATGGGTGACTCCGTCTTTTCCGAAAGGAAGTATGCTGATTATCATGAGTGTATTGGGCGCGGTAGTGATGCCGCATAATCTGTTCCTTCATTCGGAAGTGATACAGAGCCACGAGTATAATAAGAAAGATGATGCGTCCATTAAGAAGGTACTGAAATATGAGTTGTTCGATACGCTGTTTTCGATGATTGTCGGCTGGGCGATTAACAGTGCGATGATTTTGCTGGCTGCCGCTACGTTCTTCAAGAGCGGTATTCAGGTAGAGGAGTTGCAACAAGCCAAATCACTGCTCGAACCGTTGTTGGGAAGTAATGCCGCCATCGTATTCGCGTTGGCTCTGCTGATGGCGGGCATTTCATCGACTATCACGAGCGGGATGGCGGCAGGTTCCATCTTCGCAGGTATTTTCGGTGAATCGTATCATATCAAGGACAGCCACTCGCAGGTCGGGGTTCTTCTGTCTTTAGGGATTGCCCTGCTGCTGATTTTCTTTATCGGAGATCCTTTCAAGGGGTTGATTATATCGCAGATGATACTTAGTATCCAGTTACCCTTCACGGTGTTCTTGCAGGTGGGGCTGACTTCTTCACGGAAGGTGATGGGGGATTATGTGAACAGCCGTTGGAGTACGTTTGTGTTGTACACCATTGCCATCATCGTATCGGTGCTGAATATTATGCTGTTATTCTCATAA
- a CDS encoding TIGR03905 family TSCPD domain-containing protein: MEYVYRTKGTCSTNIELNVEDGVVKEVAFWGGCNGNLQGLSRLVKGMKVEEVITKLEGVRCGGRPTSCPDQLCRALHEMGY, from the coding sequence ATGGAGTATGTGTATAGGACGAAAGGTACTTGCAGCACGAACATCGAACTGAATGTGGAAGATGGAGTGGTGAAGGAAGTGGCCTTTTGGGGTGGATGTAACGGTAATCTGCAAGGTCTTTCACGCCTGGTAAAAGGGATGAAAGTAGAAGAGGTGATAACAAAGCTCGAAGGAGTGCGTTGTGGCGGCAGACCGACATCTTGTCCCGACCAGTTATGTCGTGCATTGCACGAGATGGGATATTAA
- a CDS encoding YebC/PmpR family DNA-binding transcriptional regulator yields MGRAFEYRKATKLKRWGHMAKTFTRLGKQIAIAVKAGGPEPENNPTLRSVIATCKRENMPKDNIERAIKNAMGKDQSDYKSMTYEGYGPHGIAVFVDTLTDNTTRTVADVRSVFNKFGGNLGTMGSLAFLFDHKCMFTFKKKDGLDMEELILDLIDYDVEDEYEEDDEEGTITIYGDPKSYAAIQKHLEECGFEDVGGDFTYIPNDLKEVTSEQRETLDKMIERLEEFDDVQTVYTNMQPEEGEE; encoded by the coding sequence ATGGGAAGAGCATTTGAATATAGAAAGGCCACCAAACTGAAAAGATGGGGCCACATGGCTAAAACATTTACAAGACTGGGTAAGCAAATCGCTATCGCTGTAAAGGCAGGCGGTCCGGAACCTGAAAATAACCCGACGCTGCGTTCGGTGATCGCTACTTGTAAGCGTGAGAATATGCCGAAGGATAATATCGAACGTGCTATCAAGAACGCGATGGGTAAAGACCAGAGCGACTACAAGAGCATGACTTACGAAGGATACGGCCCGCATGGAATTGCTGTCTTTGTGGATACTTTGACAGACAATACTACCCGTACGGTGGCTGACGTCCGTTCGGTATTCAACAAGTTCGGCGGTAACTTGGGTACAATGGGTTCCCTGGCATTCCTTTTCGACCACAAATGTATGTTCACTTTCAAGAAGAAAGACGGACTGGATATGGAAGAGTTGATTCTCGACCTGATCGACTATGATGTGGAAGATGAATACGAAGAGGATGACGAAGAAGGAACAATCACTATCTACGGTGATCCCAAGAGTTATGCAGCTATTCAGAAACATCTGGAAGAATGTGGTTTCGAAGATGTCGGTGGAGACTTCACTTACATCCCGAACGACTTGAAAGAGGTGACTTCCGAACAGCGTGAAACTCTGGATAAGATGATCGAACGCCTGGAAGAATTTGACGACGTGCAGACTGTTTATACTAATATGCAACCCGAAGAAGGCGAAGAATAA